The segment GAAATTCCTCGCTTTATGCAAGATCGCAAATTCGAATTCAAAATCGGCCAGGGTGTTGCGGAGATTCCGGTAAATTTTTTGCCGCCTATCCTTCTAAACTAATATTAAAATGGTAGAGAATTTTACTTAAATTCGACCAATAAATTATAGAGATCCGTCAAGGCGGTGGCCGAATTCAAATGGTTATCGAAATTCCTAACGAAATTGATTCATTCCTCTCGGTGCTCGGAAAGGCAAAATCGGTCCGATTATTTTTGCTGAAAATTCTTCGGAATAGCGACGATCAGGTTTTTGATTGGAAATTCGCTTATTGCAACGAGGGCGCCGCCGAAAGCTTAAATTTATCCCTGCACCAGGTGATAGGAAGAACCTTTCGCGAAATAAATCCGGGAGTGCTGGAACGAAAACCGGATCTGCTGAATTTTATTTCGTCCCTGGCCGAAAAAGGTTCGGAATGGAAAGGCACATTACCTTCCAGCGCTTCCGGGAAGCCTTACGACTGCACTTTATTTTCGCCTTTGGATGATTGGGTCGTTTCCATCACCCAAGATATGTCGTCCGAAGTAAAACAGAAGGACATATATCGCCAGGCCGCTTTAATCAGCACCGAATCCATCTATTATTTCGAGCCCTTTTATAACTCAAAAAAAGAGATTCTCGATTTTACGTTAAGCGAAGTAAATCCGGCTGGAGAGCTCGAATTAGCGCAAAGTAAGGAAAATATTATCGGGAAGGGACTTTGCGAATTATTTCATATCGATCCGAAATCGGAGTCTTTTAATGATTATAAAAATGTTTTTATCAACGGAAGGCCCTTCCAAAAGGAATATACCGTCCAAAACGACAATTCACTTTCAGGAACGTACTTTCAGCACGTAACTAGCTTACCGGAAGGGATACTGATTGCTAACCGAAATGTCACCGAATTACGTAAAGTCGAACAGGAAATCAGAGATCAGAAGGAACAATTAGAACAAACCTACCAGGCTTCGAACGACGGATATTGGAATTACGACATTAAGAGTCGGAAACTATTCCTCTCTAGTCGGTGGAAGAATATGCTCGGTTTCGAGGATCACGAAATATCCAACGATTTACGTAGCTGGCTAAGATTAGTCCATCCTGAAGATTCCCATATAATCGCATCCTCGATCTCTAAAGGAAAACTGGAAAAAATAGTAAGATTCAACGAAATTCTACGCTTCAAAAAAAAAGACGGAAGCTATGTATATATTCAATCTAAAGCGATCGTACTGAGATCGGAAAACGGAGAACCGATCCGGATGGTCGGAACTCACACTGATATTACTAGTATTAAAGAAACGGAAAACGCCTTGGCTCTCGCCAAAGAAAAAGCCGAAGCCGCGGACAGGGCTAAATCGGAATTTTTAGGGATGATTTCCCATGAAATGAGAACTCCGCTACACGGTATTTCCGGAATGGCGAATTTACTCCAGCAAACCTCTCTCGATAGTTCGCAACGGGAATTTCTGAAAGACCTCGTTTCCTCTACGGATATACTAACGCAGTTGATAGACGATCTCCTCGAAGTAATAACTTTAGAGAATCCTAAAATTAAAATTCGGGAAGAGACCGTGGATCTGTCCGCGATGCTAACTCATTTAAGCGGCTTAATCCTGCCTAAAACCGCGGCGAAAGGATTGCAATTCAACCTTAAAACCGAAGCAAATGTCCCGACATCGATTAGAGGAGATCGATTTCGCATCGAACAGATCCTCCTAAATTTCATCACTAATTCGATTAAATTCACCGAAGTCGGATCCATCGATTTGTTGCTTGCATTGGAAGAAGAATCCATCGTCTTCAAAGTCATGGATACAGGAATAGGAATTTCAAAGGAAGCACATGAGCGAATCTTCGAAGCATTCCATCAGGAAGACTTAGCGTATG is part of the Leptospira broomii serovar Hurstbridge str. 5399 genome and harbors:
- a CDS encoding hybrid sensor histidine kinase/response regulator, whose product is MVIEIPNEIDSFLSVLGKAKSVRLFLLKILRNSDDQVFDWKFAYCNEGAAESLNLSLHQVIGRTFREINPGVLERKPDLLNFISSLAEKGSEWKGTLPSSASGKPYDCTLFSPLDDWVVSITQDMSSEVKQKDIYRQAALISTESIYYFEPFYNSKKEILDFTLSEVNPAGELELAQSKENIIGKGLCELFHIDPKSESFNDYKNVFINGRPFQKEYTVQNDNSLSGTYFQHVTSLPEGILIANRNVTELRKVEQEIRDQKEQLEQTYQASNDGYWNYDIKSRKLFLSSRWKNMLGFEDHEISNDLRSWLRLVHPEDSHIIASSISKGKLEKIVRFNEILRFKKKDGSYVYIQSKAIVLRSENGEPIRMVGTHTDITSIKETENALALAKEKAEAADRAKSEFLGMISHEMRTPLHGISGMANLLQQTSLDSSQREFLKDLVSSTDILTQLIDDLLEVITLENPKIKIREETVDLSAMLTHLSGLILPKTAAKGLQFNLKTEANVPTSIRGDRFRIEQILLNFITNSIKFTEVGSIDLLLALEEESIVFKVMDTGIGISKEAHERIFEAFHQEDLAYARKHKGVGLGLYICKKLAEKMGGAINLDSKQNQGSEFTLKLPLRISDQPTIVETKTSTKEIPKLPFLKALVVDDNDINCKILSKLIEKTGAKTVLSDSGEDAVFQFKADPKSFNVIFLDLQMPGMDGYQTADAIRAAGKFGWDVTIIAVTASSFSETYKACAEHGITGFLGKPYNSEQLYSILEKFL